A DNA window from Rhodococcus sp. Z13 contains the following coding sequences:
- a CDS encoding aminodeoxychorismate lyase → MADRVLVTLDGEVRDADAPLLHADDFGVLRGDGVFETLLVRKGRACAVELHLARLAASAEAADLLEPDRDAWRRAIGVALKEWGDEREGVLRLVYTRGREGADVPTAFLLMTPVAERVEKARRDGVSVVTLERGFSADLAQRAPWQLLGAKTLSYATNMAALRHAESVGADDVVFTSSEGYVLEGPRSTVLVARGRSLVTPPPEQGILPGTTQQALFDLAGERDLVARYEPLRPADLVVADGVWLISSVALAVRVHTLDGHALTPRFPVGELEKLVDEAVDAAR, encoded by the coding sequence ATGGCTGACCGCGTGCTGGTGACATTGGACGGCGAGGTCAGGGATGCCGACGCACCCCTGCTGCACGCCGACGATTTCGGAGTTCTGCGTGGCGACGGCGTGTTCGAGACCCTGCTCGTCCGGAAGGGACGGGCGTGCGCCGTCGAACTGCACCTGGCGCGTCTCGCGGCTTCCGCCGAGGCTGCGGACCTGCTCGAACCCGACCGCGATGCGTGGCGCCGGGCGATCGGCGTGGCGTTGAAGGAGTGGGGCGACGAGCGCGAGGGCGTGTTGCGGCTGGTCTACACGCGTGGCCGTGAAGGAGCCGACGTCCCGACGGCCTTCCTGTTGATGACCCCGGTCGCCGAGCGGGTCGAGAAGGCCCGCCGCGACGGCGTGTCGGTGGTGACGCTCGAGCGGGGTTTCTCCGCGGATCTGGCGCAGCGGGCGCCCTGGCAGCTGCTGGGGGCCAAGACGTTGTCGTATGCGACGAACATGGCGGCGCTGCGGCACGCCGAGTCGGTCGGCGCCGACGACGTCGTCTTCACCAGCTCCGAGGGATACGTGCTCGAGGGTCCGCGGTCGACGGTGCTCGTCGCGCGGGGCCGGTCGCTCGTCACCCCGCCGCCCGAGCAGGGCATCCTGCCCGGCACGACGCAGCAGGCGCTGTTCGACCTTGCGGGGGAGCGGGATCTGGTGGCGCGGTACGAGCCGCTGCGCCCGGCGGATCTGGTGGTCGCCGACGGGGTGTGGCTGATCTCGAGTGTGGCTCTGGCGGTGCGCGTGCACACCCTCGACGGGCACGCGCTGACGCCGCGCTTCCCTGTGGGGGAGCTCGAGAAGCTGGTGGACGAGGCGGTCGACGCGGCGCGCTGA
- the cydB gene encoding cytochrome d ubiquinol oxidase subunit II has protein sequence MGLQEVWFILIAVLFTGYFVLEGFDFGVGMHFPVLGRGSSPEADTRRRVLLNTIGPVWDGNEVWLITAGGALFAAFPEWYATLFSGFYLPLLLILLALIVRVCAIEWRGKIDDPAWRRRCDLGIMFGSWVPAVLWGVAFANIVRGVAIDADKQYVGGFFDLLNPYALLGGATTAIVFALHGAVFIALKTEGPVRTDAVALSRKLAVPAVLVAGAFVVWTQIAYGKGWTIALVAVAGVSLLAVVALTAAAREGWAFVFTTVAIVATSVLLFASLFPNVMPSTLDPSWSLTIENASSSPYTLKVMTWAAAFMTPVVLAYQGWTYWVFRQRLSTDHIPHSIGLKIGSK, from the coding sequence ATGGGACTCCAGGAAGTCTGGTTCATCCTCATCGCAGTTCTGTTCACGGGCTACTTCGTCCTCGAAGGCTTCGACTTCGGCGTCGGCATGCACTTCCCCGTCCTCGGCCGGGGCAGCAGCCCGGAGGCGGACACCCGCCGCCGGGTGCTGCTCAACACAATCGGCCCGGTCTGGGACGGCAACGAGGTCTGGCTCATCACCGCCGGCGGTGCCCTGTTCGCCGCGTTCCCCGAGTGGTACGCCACCCTGTTCTCCGGTTTCTACCTGCCGCTGTTGCTGATCCTGCTCGCCCTGATCGTGCGGGTGTGCGCCATCGAATGGCGCGGCAAGATCGACGACCCGGCCTGGCGTCGCCGCTGCGATCTGGGCATCATGTTCGGCTCGTGGGTGCCCGCCGTGCTGTGGGGTGTCGCCTTCGCGAACATCGTGCGCGGCGTCGCGATCGACGCCGACAAGCAGTACGTCGGCGGCTTCTTCGACCTGCTCAATCCCTACGCCCTGCTCGGCGGCGCGACCACCGCGATCGTCTTCGCCCTGCACGGTGCGGTCTTCATCGCACTGAAGACCGAGGGGCCGGTCCGCACCGACGCGGTGGCTCTGTCCCGGAAGCTGGCCGTGCCGGCGGTCCTCGTCGCCGGTGCGTTCGTGGTGTGGACCCAGATCGCCTACGGCAAGGGCTGGACGATCGCGCTCGTCGCCGTGGCAGGAGTCTCCCTGCTCGCGGTGGTCGCACTGACCGCCGCCGCACGGGAGGGCTGGGCGTTCGTGTTCACCACCGTCGCGATCGTCGCGACCTCGGTGCTGCTGTTCGCGTCGCTCTTCCCGAACGTCATGCCCTCGACACTCGACCCGTCCTGGTCGCTGACCATCGAGAACGCCTCGTCGAGCCCCTACACTCTGAAGGTCATGACGTGGGCCGCCGCATTCATGACGCCGGTCGTCCTGGCCTACCAGGGTTGGACCTACTGGGTGTTCCGTCAGCGTCTGTCGACCGACCACATCCCGCACTCGATCGGGCTGAAGATCGGCTCGAAGTGA
- the cydD gene encoding thiol reductant ABC exporter subunit CydD, which produces MTLTRPADPSVTPAGATARRRGPVDPRLWRRSASARGYLALSVLTSVVDVVMVVVTALVIGRVLAGVITTDARSVGDWSRDLAVLAGAIAVRVAVTWLQSRFAHRSATRVVTELEHAVLTAAADLPPRELDPRRDEIAVVLTRGLDGLKDYLTGYIPALILAVILTPVTIVVIALHDLTSAIIVVVTLPLIPIFMILIGLLTKGKADRTLRAMTTLSSQLLDLLAGLPTLRALGREKGPAARVRELGDDHRKTTMSALRVAFLSGTVLEFLATLSVALVAVSIGMRLVNGSMPLEAGIVALILAPEAYLPLRTVGSRFHAAEDGMAAAEKAFAVLDAVPPADRADPGPEAQPAGPATACEIVLAGVSVAGRDGHAPHRLDAVCRPGRITALTGANGAGKSSTLLAVLGLADLAEGSVTVDGTPVHGDEAWWSRVAWLPQRPVLLPGTLADNLRLTGADPDSDLLDEVCAATGFDAVLAELPDGWDTRVGTGGTGLSLGQRQRLALTRTLASPRSVLLLDEPTAHLDPDSEATVLATLRELARAGRTVVVVAHRPTLLSIADEIVTVHSERADAARAGEEVSR; this is translated from the coding sequence GTGACCCTCACCCGCCCGGCCGATCCGTCCGTCACCCCCGCCGGCGCCACCGCGCGCCGGCGGGGGCCGGTGGATCCGCGGTTGTGGCGCCGCTCCGCCTCGGCGCGCGGATATCTCGCGCTGTCCGTGCTCACCTCGGTGGTCGACGTCGTGATGGTCGTGGTCACCGCCCTGGTGATCGGCCGGGTGCTCGCGGGCGTCATCACCACCGACGCCCGGTCCGTCGGCGACTGGTCCCGCGATCTGGCGGTGCTCGCCGGGGCGATCGCCGTGCGGGTCGCGGTGACGTGGCTGCAGTCGCGGTTCGCGCACCGCTCGGCGACCCGCGTCGTCACCGAACTCGAACACGCCGTGCTGACCGCGGCCGCGGATCTCCCGCCCCGCGAACTCGATCCACGCCGCGACGAGATCGCCGTCGTCCTCACCCGCGGACTCGACGGGCTGAAGGACTATCTCACCGGCTACATCCCGGCGCTGATCCTCGCCGTGATCCTCACCCCGGTGACGATCGTCGTCATCGCCCTGCACGACCTCACGTCGGCGATCATCGTCGTCGTCACCCTGCCGCTCATCCCGATCTTCATGATCCTCATCGGCCTGCTCACCAAGGGGAAGGCCGACCGCACGCTGCGCGCGATGACCACCCTGTCGTCGCAACTGCTCGACCTGCTCGCCGGACTGCCGACGCTGCGCGCCCTCGGCAGGGAGAAGGGCCCGGCCGCCCGGGTCCGCGAACTCGGCGACGACCACCGGAAGACCACGATGTCCGCGTTGCGCGTCGCCTTCCTGTCCGGGACGGTGCTGGAGTTCCTGGCGACCCTGTCGGTCGCGTTGGTCGCGGTGAGCATCGGCATGCGGCTGGTGAACGGTTCCATGCCGCTCGAGGCCGGGATCGTCGCGCTGATCCTCGCCCCCGAGGCGTACCTGCCGCTGCGCACCGTGGGCAGCAGGTTCCACGCCGCCGAGGACGGGATGGCCGCCGCCGAGAAGGCGTTCGCCGTGCTCGACGCCGTCCCGCCCGCCGACCGGGCGGACCCGGGCCCGGAAGCGCAGCCCGCCGGCCCCGCCACGGCCTGCGAGATCGTCCTCGCCGGTGTGTCCGTCGCCGGTCGCGACGGGCACGCACCGCACCGGCTCGACGCCGTGTGCCGGCCCGGCCGGATCACCGCGCTCACCGGCGCCAACGGCGCCGGCAAGTCCTCGACCCTGCTCGCCGTGCTCGGCCTCGCCGACCTCGCGGAGGGCTCGGTCACCGTCGACGGCACCCCCGTCCACGGCGACGAGGCGTGGTGGAGCCGCGTCGCGTGGCTGCCGCAGCGACCGGTGCTGCTGCCCGGCACCCTCGCCGACAACCTGCGGCTCACCGGCGCCGACCCCGACTCGGACCTTCTCGACGAGGTTTGTGCCGCAACGGGATTCGACGCGGTTCTGGCCGAGCTACCGGACGGCTGGGACACCCGCGTCGGAACGGGCGGAACCGGACTGTCACTCGGGCAGCGTCAGCGGCTCGCCCTCACCCGCACTCTCGCGTCGCCACGCTCGGTGCTGCTGCTCGACGAGCCCACCGCCCATCTCGACCCCGACTCCGAGGCCACCGTGCTCGC